Below is a window of Impatiens glandulifera chromosome 2, dImpGla2.1, whole genome shotgun sequence DNA.
GGATTTCTTAATGATAAATTTCCTATTGATTATAACCCCATCCTTTTTGTTATATGTGGAACGTATGTcgttttaacataattattgtcTGACGGGCTTCCATTCGGTCGTCGGAAAATGCCATTTCCTAGAGGAGTGTCTTTCCTTCTTGTGTTTGAAAAATTGGTCACTTTTTCTCTTTCATCCGGTTGATTGGTAGATTTTggtattgatttataatttgcTTTTAAGTTCTCCAAAAACTATGATTGCATTATTTTCAGTCGTCTAGTTGCTTCTTGTTGTTGTCTTGCGGTTTCTTGTTGGTGTCTTGCGGTTTCTTGTTGGTGTCTTGTGGATTCTTGTTGTATGAGTTCAAATTGTTTCACGTTCTCTTGTTACAGCAAAGTGAATTGAGAAATAATCTTTGATTCTATCGTTCTTTGTTGTTATTGAATTACTTGATGTATCTCTTCGACTTTTCTTGTGAATGTTGCCTCTATATTGTTGATTCGCTTgcctaatttttgaaaattttcttctgTAGCTTGTGATCTCGTCATATTATCAACGGAAGTGTTGCCGAGGATAGATGGCTTTAATACCAATTGTCGTGACCCGTTCGATCACGATCTTGAACAACGTCTCTTTGGTAAGTGAATGTATCTTATATCCAAAATTGTGTAGATGAGAATAGGTTGAAGAGAATAAGTAGAAAGTAAAGATATTGAAGATGATATAttagaaaagatgaagaagttCAACATTCAAAATCATAACATTTTACAACCATTCTATCCACTATTTATATTAATctatatattgattattattatagggatattattattaaaagccCATTTAACTATTTCGGccttttaaatgatatttaatttaaagaaccGTTTCTGTTTCTAAACCAGTTTCATTAATATCTTCTAGACCAGTTCCCGTATTTTTCTCCAAGATCTGAAATGAATTTTTTAGAATTGCTGGACAGTCACGACAAATTCGTAATTGTTTTGTGGAAGTGGTGAAGGTGGTGGCGGTCGCATCATCTTGGTTGTCCGATGGGGGTTCGACGAGAAAGGGAGAAAGAGGGTTAAAATTATGTGGGAAATTAGTGATTTATCCTTTTAACCACGCTGAGTCCCCAATCTACTTAGGCCAGTTTGGTTTAATACTTGTTTggcttttttttatttctcaaaaatagtttagaatttttattaatttatttttaattatttaaattggaTAGTGTAATGTTTAGGTGTCTCTAGAATGTCCCTTTGGGACAGAGTTTGaaaaacaatttctttttaaaaatgattgttCAAATTTGACTAAGGCCtcgtgttaggatcggggacgcccttggaggaccggggtgttttccggtttcggtaagggtggccgcttacaacacacacactttttggtgatagtccggttagagactaaaaccgctcttaacactacacagattgtcacagactcttgaaccgagttcaagtgcggaaatgtccgtttcaatctgaagcaacgaatacgattcggatgaagtttatgaggagtcggtttaaggatatgagtgaccggtttaaggcgtatgattagtttgaggttaggtaaagtaaataaaagcaaaggaaagaacacgagacaaggatttgtttatggatgttcggagcaaaccctcctacgtcaccccttcttctcaggttatgagaaggatctccactaactctttagagttacaacaacacttccggtcgagcccaacttcgctcctcgccggttacaccaaactcactctttgatgtaatacaacaactcaacacaacaacacaaaaaaaagcttccggttttaggcaaaccggtttttggaatatatgactttatctctctaacttaatgattttcttaaaaaaatgtgattgatatttttcgctTGATTGCTACTGCGTTAAATGAAGAcgtctcgtcttccttttatagctgagaggacacaacggtcatattttctctctccgaCACAACggttatattttctctctcctggtaatgatcaagaggcttgcacgcctcctcttggacagatcaatttggacacatggcagacatgcgctttagccggtttgcatgttggacacatggcagacatgcacttagccggtttgcattttggacacatggcagctcttagccggccgcctgacagctacctgctgcctggagattgcttctggatttggacaagcatgcctgacagctacctgctgcctggagattgcttctggatttggattactcatgcttgacagcatttaatcaaccggaacatttatgactgagcggctgcagttaatcaaccggaatatttatgactgagcggctcatttaatcaaccgttaatcaaccggaacatacaacatttaatcaaccggaaccggagcatttaatcaaccggatcatttatgactgggcggctgcagttaattaaccggagcatttatgattgggcggttgcacttaattaaccggaacatttatgactgggcggttgcacttaattaaccggaacatttatgactgggcggttgcacttaatcaaccggagcatttatgactgagcggttgcattaagtgtcggttgaccaatccggtttgactgaactttactgaccggttccggactccttgactgaacttcttggacaaaccggttgcggttgcttttacttcaaaccgaagtcaaacaaccggaacagtatatatatatttccaaccgaatggattttgctcaatttccctgaaacagcaaaactttaaatattatttgcagccagtgggatttgatccctggtcacctgtgtgacaggcagaggCATTTACaactacgctacaacagcttcttgttatatttaaaccagttaatatatttgatataacttagcggtttaacatatatttttcataagttataacaattattttctaaccggtttaaaattaatctacttaatttttctatcaatttctccctttttgattatttagaataaatattcaaaacttgtaatgtgtggccggttttgagaaaattaacttacttaattttttctatcaatttctccctttttgattatttagaataaatattcaaaacttgtaatgtgtggccggtttttaaaaatcttatatttgtttggccggtttttgaagaacttacacttgtttggccggtttttgaagaacttacacttgtttggtcggtttttgaagaacttacacttgtttggccggtttttgaagaacttacacttgtttggccggtttttgaaaaacttacacttgtttggccggtttttgaaaaacttatatttgtttggccggtttttttttggaaaaacggtttcgtttaaggaattttttttttttttttttttttttttttaacaaattttcttcaaattttgtaatctaacaattctaaaatatttataagggaagaaaacttagactcgagaagtggctttgtgaggatgttagccacttcatgcttgttcccttcaaatgatgtgttcatcagcagccggctgtccggatgcCATGCTATTTCTTCCAAacttctgtcttgatttacctgcattTATAGACAATAAagaatctggtccccatttttctttgggtccgtggcttattagtcccttgggaatccagactttaataagtcggataactttcccggttatggttctaatcaCTTTTCCGGTTCTTGACTTAACATAtttctgttgtcctaagagtgccttattttgtggtgacTTTTGATTGATTTTATGTGAGTGTGTATTGGTTTGTTTACCTACTGGCcgattggctttccttctctcaggatgaagccatctttccgagtcagttggacttacatattttatttctttttccggttttgagtcacgttgtgcctcattgtcggttgatgaactcttgacaaatcttatgaaaggaagattgtcttttgtgagtttcatcccgttggaatgattgtgagtggcggatttgttataaccaataccaaatttacatttgggatgtctttggtaattagacatatggcttaccgcttcactagatctcttccaagaagccgtgacatatttaattctctcattttcttcggttaacgattggactgtctccttgagcttctcattctctaaggatagtccaaccggttcgtaagtctcgattccgcttggctcaccagcggtaccacttgactttccggtttcatattttgtttgggtCGGTATTAAAACAGACAAATTTTTGAACTCatcgaccatgtcgttgagtgcaataactaagtcttctttagtaaattcttcagaagaaaaatcaaatacctcagattctttctcagcCGCGAGGCATGTATCAGCTTTATCATCaccgtcgctggatgatgagtcgtctgaATCGCTATCGTCCCATGTTCTCTTTCTTTCAATAGCTATCAAAGCCTTCTCCTCTttccggttctcctttatttggtcgctttcctcacacagttggatcaacttctcccaaatttctttagcagaagagcacaacttgatcttactaaacatgtttttgtccaacgacttgaacaaaatgtttttggcaacattatccaagttattcatcttcttatcttccatcgtccatttgtatcttggcttatcaatctttatcggaccatcggtaataacataccacatgtcgtcgtcttgtgaggccaaatgcacttccatccgtatcttccaatcaacatattcttcgatgcagaacatggggggctcgttgatgaaagacatgatggtATTCGGCTGCTTGAgcctcgtttgatctttgggttatcTGGGTAATGCCTGGGTTTCTTCTAAAAAACctatgtttgatcaaattaggtaaaagtctaggttttttttttattccagttttaccctttaattatttaattatttatatcttatcTATCCTCTCCCCCTCTTCTCAAATTTCATTTCACTGATGCATATCAAAGGTCAGATTCTCTCTCTAACAGTATGAAAGGTCAGATTCTACTGATTCCATTTGATCTCTTTCTCCTCTGATCTTTCTCCTCTTTCTCCTCTGATCTTTCCATTCACTCTCAGCCGATAAGTTCTTCAACTCAACCGATCAGTTCCTTCAACTCAAACTGATCAGTTCCTTCAACTCATCCTTTATCAGGAATCTGATCAGAAATCAGTGAATATTTTCAGCGAATATGAAGCAGGTAAGATTCGTTCTCATCCTTCATGATCAATTTTTATCATCCATCAACCCTATATAAACTTGATCATTGATACTTATCCCTTCGTAGTTACCTGgaaataactcattttaaaaaaatctaagatCTTCGCCTCGCATCCTATTTTCAGGTGAACGGCTGCAACTCCAGGTTAGTGTTCTGTTCGCATATgcttttcattttgtatattGATTAGTACTGCTTTTCATTTCGTATGCGGTTTAGTACCGTTTTTTGAATAAAGAAATTTTTAGTTTGAACATATACTGATTAATATTTATACTGATTAATATTgcttttcatttcattttgtttGTTGATCAGTAAGATTTACGTTAAAagagatttttttgtttaaacatatattaattactgCTTGTGAATGagctaattaaaaaataataataataattgaaattataattatcattgttatatataattatactgctGCTGTCTGTGAATTATGAATTACTGTGAATGAAGTAATTTATAATAGAATATGAATAGTCTgtgaatgaaataatttataaaagaatatgaaTCTGTGTATTATTTTGGTAGAATATTTAAGTTATAGAAAAGAATAATACATGTATCTATTGTATAGGTGTATTTATTTGGTagaatatttaagttatataaatggTGTATATATGGTACAATAGATATGATAGTATATGAACATAATATTATCTGTtggattttataataataatttcccTTCAGTTAGGAAAATGAGTTTGTCAAAGTGGCAAGGTATTGCTCCAAATACTGCGAAGTGGGAAGCATGTCCCGAAAGAGCAACCTACTTTCTTGAACTATTAGTCattgaaaaagagaataaaaaacttGTAGAAGGAGGGCTTCGGAAACCCACGTGTGAAATGTTGGCTGAAAGATTTTGGGAGAGATTTCGAATTTATCACACAAATGAACAATTCAAAAACCActtcaagaataaaaaaaaattatggaacTTGATATGTCGGGCTAGAAAATCAACTGGAATCGGATTTAACAACGACACAAAAGAGATTACGGCCTCAGACGAATGGTGGGCAGAACATAAGGTAATAATATGTCAATTGAAATTAGAAAGTCAATcaacaataaatttttatttgattctaattttattggaatatttttttagaattggaAAGGGCTATCacaattaaaaaacaaacaaatagcAGATTATGATTTGTTGGAAAAAAATTTTGGGGCTCATCGTGCTGCTACTGGTGAAAATATGGAACATGCATTAAATATAGACGAGGGGTCTGGCGATTCTGATAAAACCATTGATGAAGGTTTTCATGACCCACTTGTTGGTAACCAAAGCCAAGGTACGGAGTCTAATTATGACAGTTCAGGGAGCAAACGAAAAGCAAGTTCATCCAATGCACCCAAAAAAAAAGAATGCATGGTTATCTCCTTGCAAAAAAGTAATTTCTATGTTCTTTCAAGAGAAAGATAAGCACAAAGAGAAATCTGACTACATGAATATATCGGAACCGTATGAACACACGAATGATAGTATGCAGTTTGCACACGGTTCTGTAAATCCATCGGTGGGGTCTCAACCTtctataaagaagtgtatagaCACAATGCTTAAAGTACACAAAATTAGTAGCAGATCAGAGCTCTACAGGGTTGGAGTGAATGTTTTTAGTGCCCTTCCAGATCTAATGGTTAGTTTCTTGGCAATTGATGATCAAGAAGAACAATTAGACTATCTTCGGTTCATAGTTGATGAAAATAAGCATATTCGTCCAGGAACAATGAGTAAAGATCTCCCAAGTCATCAACCCTGTGACCTTAATTTTCCACCATACTATCCTTACCCACCACCACCGGATTATTGATCTGTTGTATTTGTTATTTAACCACTATCGTATTAATTATGTAAGAGTTTTTTTAAGGTATTTAAGTACTTTGTTTAATTATGTGtcacttttataattaatatattattattattatatgttaatctatgaatgtattttataattatatagtttaatttttatattttcattacatTGCAGGAAAAAAATGGATCATTCTAATTTACCACCAGAGTTAGACGAATATGATCTAtcttttttaacattattgatGGAGATATTGGGAGACACGTTCAATTATTCATTAACACGCCCAATGAAGGATCCTTCTACTCGAGGTATGGAACTTGTACAAGTGATAATGTCTGACAATGAGAAATGTCTAAACATGATTAGAATGGAGACTCATTGTCTTAGACTACTTATAGAACAACTTGTACAAGTGTATGAGTTGCCTATCTTACGATCTTCAATTCGAGTTGAGGAACAAGTGGTGATGACCTTACAATATTTAGCACATGGTCATAGTATGTCTTGTGTGGGAATAACATTTGGTCACTCTAAACAAACAGTATCTCGATACGTTTCAATGGTACTAAAGTCCCTTCATCGACTAAGTATTGCTGAGATACAACCGattgatcaaaatattatacatcCAAAGTTTACAACAACACCATTACGTCAAATATTTAAggtttcaattaatttttttaattttatatgtgtTGTCTTATGTAagaaattatctaatttatgtTGTCATATGTGCAGAATTGCATTGGTGCTATAGATGGTACTCACGTGGAAGTGTATCCTAAAGCAGAAAATTCGTATTGTTGGCGTGGACGATCGGGACACACAACCACTAACGTAATAGCAATATGTAACCATGATCTCATGTTCACTTATTTTGTGTCTGGTGCAGAAGGATCAATGCACGACTCAACGGTGCTTGATATAGCACGACATACTCCTCAATATCTTTTTCCACATCCACTCCCGGGTACGTTAATTAAACACATATCAGGTTTATTGTAAATAATACTATAACTAATTCTTAATTTGTTACAGGAAAATATTATCTGGTTGATTCTGGGTATTCAAATCAAATAGGGTATTTAGCCCCATATCCTCGAACAAATTACCATCCTCATCATTTCGGAGGAGTACTTCTTTCTACGAGAAAAGAGATGTTCAATATGCAACACTCTTCGCTCAGATCAACCATAGAGAGGACATTCGGAATTTGGAAAAATAAGTGGCGAATTATCTCAAACGGAAAATCATTACGTGGATTTAATCTTAAGAAACAACTTCAAATAATTCAAGCAACTGCAGGTTTACATAATTTTGTTCGGAAGAATAATATAGAAGTCATAGTGGATGATAACCCCAATGATGACACTGAAGTATTAGTAGACGATGATATTTTATTGTCGCCTAATGTTTTACCTCGTAATGAAATGGATCAATTTCGAGATGAGCTTTCTAAAAAAGTGTATGATTGTATTAGACatgaataaatgataattttatatgggttgtttaagattttattgtcattacttttttttatttgaatgtcaTGTATTATatcaatacaaataaaaatttgataatagATGTGTTTATATAAGATTGTTagagttataatatttttttttaaaattacattctaatatttttttattttattaaattgaaaaaatatgaacttaaattaattaatatatttatttaaaattatggtttagagttagtttatataaaaaataaagttagaataaatttgtttataaatatttaatttagatgagatatttttataaattaattaatatttgttagataaatatataaattttattttttagtataattatttatttatttgaattatttaaaatttaaatgttatgataaataatatgatatgttATAGTTAGATTTATAtggtgttttaatttttatttaaggtaattaataaaaataatattaaatttaattaaagggtagttttggtattttaattaataaaatggttgaTTTGAGTTGTGATGGGATTGTTTGGGTTTGGGATAAAACCTGGGTTTTATCCCaataacccaaagatcaaacgaggcctaaTAGACACTTAATTACAATTCTCAATTTATTCagacttatattattttaaaaatggttgAAAGGATAAAGATCAAACATATCAAGCCTCTCACGAGACTTGTgtatcatgattttttttttacagatcTCTATCTCTAATGCTAGGATATGGGTAACATTTCACTATATCAGGGTTTGATAAGTTAAGATATTTACTAATTGATGATTATTATGTTCATAAAATATTGATGGTTTTGGTAAGTCAATATATTTACTAATTGactattattatgttaaatCAAATTTTGATGGTTTTGGTATGTCAAGATATTtactaattgattattattatgtcAATCAAATCTTTATGGTTTTGATATGTCAAGGTATTTCTTAATTTCCGATTGTTATGTCAATCAAATTATGATAGTTTGTGTATCAAGATATTTCCTAATTGACCATTATTATGTCAATCAAATCTGGATGGTTTCGTGTgtcaaaatatttcttaattgacGATTTTTATGTTAATCAAATCTTGATGGTTTgtcaatatattttctaattgacGATTGTTATGTCAATCAAATCTTGATAATTTCAGAAGTCAAGTTCCTTTGTTAATGTTTATTCCgttaatttcattttctttactGTTTCCTGTAGTCAAAATTTCTGTAAGAACTACTTTGTATTATCAAAGATAGTCGACGAATTGTTGCCCccgaatttttttattaacacatTTTCTGTGATTTTAGGGTTAATACCTCTTTTATTATaaggattaaaaaaaattcagagTTTAGTCTTAAACACCACTTTTGTTGGATCGTCTCAAAAGAAGTCAATTTTTCTTTTCGTTTTTTCGTCCGATTGTCATTAATGAGCTTTGACTTCTTCGACTGAATTCGTCTTTTGTGGGCTTCGAGAAGCTTTCCTATAGTATTACATTTCGGCGGAAGCTTATCTCCTTTGTTGACGCGAAGAAAGATGAGACAACGTTCGTCGTCAGAAGAGATAAGATTGAAATCGTAGTTGTTTTATGAAGGTGGTGAAGGAGGTGGTAATTGCTTTATCTTCGTCGGATGGGAGGAGAGAAAGAATGTTAAGGTTATGtggaaaatgagggattttcgCATTTTAACAACGCACGTAGAGTTTGAAATCTTCTCTCCTTGTTACAAAGAGACCCTGgcctctttatttatttatttttacaccCAACTGACTATATTAATGGTATTTTTTGGGGAAActtgatcaaatgaccctcaaaaaGAGGGTCATTCTCAAAACTAACCTCAATAATAACTTTTTGCAAAAATagccttttttttataaatttggataattttacccttcttaatttttttattttttttttcgcCCCACGACCTTTCttaaattttccttttttttgcGCCCCACACCCTTCTTAaattttacttcttttttttcccacgcaaaatattttttgcgCCTCACAcccttcttaattttttttccccACGCAAAATGTTTTTTGCGCCCAACGCAGTTTGCCCACTCCTGCGCAAAATACAGTTTGTCCACCTCTGCACAAAATGTAGCTTACAAATACatgtcatgtttttttattcttttaccaCCGCTTCATGTTCTGTCTTGATCTCGTTGATTTATGTACCTACATTTGGTAGAACTAGGGTTAGTTTTCGAGATTCTAAGGTTCTCGATGGTTTGTTTCATCTAGAAAACTTGTTATTTGCATGAACTAGGGTTTTTCATTTGTTTGTACATTTAATGTTACTCTTGCTCGATTTTGGGTTCTCATTCACATTAGTGTAATCTTCAGTGGTAATTGACTTACAAACTCGAACTTTAATAAGATTTGAATATTAACAGTTTTTACCCAGAAATTTTTCAATATTTGCTTACTTGATTAATAGATGTTAAAGTTTACACATATATCGCTATTTATTTGATCTCTTATGCATAAAAAATATTCACATTCAAAATTGATGAGAACCATGTAAGAGACCTTAAACTTCAATACTAGCCACTGTTATTAAAATCAACATGATCAATGTCAATAactatataaacataatataacaTCATAATCCACATTTATCCATCACCCATGTAgtaaaaagttaaaatcaagCTTCTCCTTTAAGGCATTTGATTCTCTATGTATATACGATCAACCTTGTTATTCAATAGGCTCTCCAACTACTCTTCCATTGCATGCCTTACTTGATTAATAGATGTTAAAGTTTACACATATATCGCTATTTATTTGATCTCTTATGCATAAAAAATATTCACATTCAAAATTGATGAGAACCATGTAAGAGACCTTAAACTTCAATACTAGCCACTGTTATTAAAATCAACATGATCAATGTCAATAactatataaacataatataacaTCATAATCCACATTTATCCATCACCCATGTAgtaaaaagttaaaatcaagCTTCTCCTTTAAGGCATTTGATTCTCTATGTATATACGATCAACCTTGTTATTCAATAGGCTCTCCAACTACTCTTCCATTGCATGCCTTAATCTTGAGACATAATGGTAATTCTAGAATTCTAGATTTAAGTGAAGGCCATTGCTGGATAACAATGGAAAACTTTAATCAATGCTGACTTCCTAAACTGCAGTTCTTGCATTTTTCTTTGTTATTCAAACTTACAATCTAATGAAAATTCATAGAACACGGTACAATAAGGCAATATAAGGTCCAAAAATTACCTTTAAACAAGCAACCTCTCCCAATTGCATTCCCAAAACACCTTCATTCAATCCTGATACAAACAGAGAGATTTTCTTTAGCTCTAGTTTTAGAGGGGAAGTTCAGATTTTTGAACATCCATTTAATATTAAgcaaactataataataattgattgttGATAACTTCCATTCtattatataacattattaaaacATATCAATTGCAATATTAAGCACAGAACCAAACGAACGAATTGAGATTGTAGAGTATTATAACTGTTGTAATGGAACGCGTGGGATGACGTAAACAATATAGAATGACGCAgattttaacgtggttcaccaagataaaacttTGCTACATCCACCAGAAAGAGAGAATCTTATTAGGAGATCAAAACAAAGATTATAACAGTACAAACTagggttatgacacgagtttatataacactcggtcccctgAAACCCTAATAATTACAGAACTAGGACTGGAAACAatgctctcaaggcaaagaCTTCAACTTTCAGAAGTGCCCGACTACACCTTTAAATAGGAttcaactaggtcaacacaatattttggcaaataatatccaaaatattatcacaatactttcctagttatattagcataacaaaagatcacatttccttttgtgttaatcttatttctttaaatcaagattacacaCTAAAAAGATATACttttcttttgttcaatattctctttccttgcatcatcaattcaaggcatctcaacaaatctccaccttgacttgaattccCTCAAATACTCCAAATGTATTAATCAATACCCAAATATTATATCTCATCTCTTTGATCCAAAGTTGTTATAAGACAACTTAACAAATGCGTTCGTCAATGAGAGATGATTcagatgcactcgtcggtgctggatgacccagatgcactcgctgGTTTCGGATGGCTTAAAAGCACTCGTCGGTGCCGGAtcgcccagatgcactcgccggtgtcggatggcccagatgcactcgccggtgtcggatggcccagatgcactcgtcggtgctagatgacctagatgcactcgccggtgtcgGATGGCCCAAAAGCACTCGTCAGTGTTGGATGGCCCAAAAGCACTCGCCGGtgccggatggcccagatgcactcgtcgatGCTGATGACCCAAATGCACTCGTCGGTGCCGGATGACCCAGATTCACTCGTCCCTCTCTTCTAGATCCAGAGTTGTCTCCAAGATAGCTTAACATCTTCTTAGGTAACTCAAATATTCAAGTCTACTCAGCAAATCTCCACATTGACTTGAATACTCTAATTGTTGCAAACCATAATAGCACAAACATATTAATCAATGCTACATGTGACCCAGATGTATTTGTCAATACCAGAGATGAtccaaatatatttatcaatactATAGATGACCcaaaatacattagtcaatgtcagatgtggcacagatgcattagtcaatgtcagagatggcacaaatacattagtcaatatCAGATGTGGCCCa
It encodes the following:
- the LOC124924276 gene encoding protein ANTAGONIST OF LIKE HETEROCHROMATIN PROTEIN 1-like, producing MKDPSTRGMELVQVIMSDNEKCLNMIRMETHCLRLLIEQLVQVYELPILRSSIRVEEQVVMTLQYLAHGHSMSCVGITFGHSKQTVSRYVSMVLKSLHRLSIAEIQPIDQNIIHPKFTTTPLRQIFKNCIGAIDGTHVEVYPKAENSYCWRGRSGHTTTNVIAICNHDLMFTYFVSGAEGSMHDSTVLDIARHTPQYLFPHPLPGTLIKHISGKYYLVDSGYSNQIGYLAPYPRTNYHPHHFGGVLLSTRKEMFNMQHSSLRSTIERTFGIWKNKWRIISNGKSLRGFNLKKQLQIIQATAGLHNFVRKNNIEVIVDDNPNDDTEVLVDDDILLSPNVLPRNEMDQFRDELSKKVYDCIRHE